The nucleotide window TTTCGGGGCAAGCGTGTATGtgagggcctggggaggggcaggtaCAGGAGGGGGTGTTGGAACAGACAAGGTGGAGAGACCAAGAAGAAACACCAGTGTCACTCTGTCTAAATTTTGTCCAAGCAAGATGATTAGGATCCCTGAGTAGATACTTTTGAGAGCAGGAATGTTTAGAAACACTGACTGCAGGTCCTACACAGTCTCCATGGAGACTTGAAGTATGCTCTTCCCATTAAACCTTTATGAAAAATACAGCATTGCCACAATGCATCACAATTCACCAGATGCCCATGATGGCCAGGCTCACTtctcctaaacacacacacacacacacacacacacgcacacgcacacgcacgagGACTTCGGTATCATCCTTCTGTACAATCCTGAGTTTAACAGTGTTTCATCTTAACTCAGGCTGAGCCAGGCAGCAGAGGGAGAGCCAAACGTGCAGACGGTTGTGTTCACTTTGCTTAGCGCTGTGTTCAGGAGCAGGATGCACCTGTAAGCTGCTCTGCTTTGCTGCCCGACTCCGGAGGAGCCTGACTGGGGGCAACTTTGGGTTGTAGTTCCACTGAGCACAGTGGGAGACTGTACCCCAGGGTGGAGCGGGGCTGGTGGGTGCCCAGCGGGGAGTCTGTACCTTCCTCCCCTCTTTCTGCCTGTGACCTGTCTCCTCCCGCCTCCCCATCAGAGATGGGTGGAAAAGCCCAGCCTTGGACCCGAGGATGACCCTTGCCTGCAGAGACAACCTCCAGAACGGGAACACGAGTGACTCCTCCAGCGGGGAGTCCAGCAGCGGGCAGTGGCCGAAGCGGGCCGCCTCGCCGTCCCACGTCCGCTTTGAGGATGAATCAGCCCGCGACGCCGAGTCCCGCTACCTCGAGCGGCTGCAGCAGCGTCAGCGCCAGGTGCTAAACACCACGCTGCAGCCGGCGGACCAGGGCCCCCTGCGCTCCAAGCCCGACCTCGCCGACTACGTCCACGGGGGCTGCCGGCGCCAGGACGCGGGCGCAGGGTCTCTCCACCCGCTGCTGGGCGGGCTGGAGCCCCGGGGCCTTCCCGCGCCGCCGCCCGCTCAGGGCAGCGAAAGGAGGTGCCGAGCCTGCGGCCACAGCATCGCCCCCGACCCGAGGGTCCTCCGGGAGCGCGAAGCCGCCTGCGGGGTGGAGGGAGCGTTGGTGCAGGCCCGCAGCCCTCGGGGCCTGGGCGGCCCCCTCCGGCTCTTCCCTGCCGAGCCCAGACTCCACACCGAGTGGATCCGGGAGACGCACATCGGGGGCCAGGCGCGCCCCGAGGAGGTAGACTCGGCCCTGGACAGCACGGACACCTCCGACAGCTGCAGGACCGACAGTGAGGAGGCCGGGACCTCCCAGCCCAGTAGGGTCCGCGGCAGCAGCCCCCGTCTGCGGGCCTCCAGGCCTCGGGGAGGCCACAGGTGGTTCCAAAAGGCTGAAATGGGGCCGCTCCGGAGCCCCCAGGCCCCGCACTACCTGCCTGGGCTGGAGCTAGTGGAGGTGTTGGATGAGGTGACAGAAGGCATGGGACAGACGCCTGAGGGGACTTTGCTCCCCAGAGAAGATGTTTTCTCTAAGCCTCTTGTCCAGGACTCTAAGAGGGTTTCCCTGGGGTCCcagcctggaccagggctggaaaaTCACTGGGCTCAGCCCGTGGATTCCCGGACAGCCTATGCCATCGCCTCTTCCGTGAAGGTGGGCTCCTCGGGGCCAGGCAGACAAGCCCAGGTTGTGGACAGCCAAGAGTCTCTGGGAACTGACTCCCTGAATCAGAGCCACACAGAGCCCTCTGCCCCCCACCAGGCCCAGCAGCCAACCGCTTCCCTCTCCCCCGAAGGCTGGGTGCCGACCCCTCCCTCTTCAAAGAAAACCACCTCCCCTGTGTCTCACAGGAAGGCAGCCCTGGCTGGACTTCGCAGGCCGGGTGACCAGGGAGAGCCTATGGACACCTCCGTGCCTTCTTCCAGAAGCGTAGTTCCCAGGGCCTGTGAGCTCACGCGGCCGCAGCCCCAGCCCCGCAGCCCCTGTGTCACGCACCCCCTGCGGGCCCCGTCCACTGGTCACTGCAACAACAGCACGCCCCAGGGGCTGCAGGAGCCCTGGGGAGGAGCCATCCTCGCGGGCAGTGGGGAGAAGGGCACCTACAGCCAGAAGCCTGCAGTACCGCCGGAGGACCACGGAGATGGTAAGGGATTCCCCTGGGGCTAGGGCGGCCCTAGACCAGAGGCCACAGGCTGGGTCTGTGGCCCACCAGGCACTCCGAGTCTTCACTTACTGTTCATCTTCATAGATGACACACCCAGGCACCGTTCCTATAGCAGCCCCGAGGAGCCCCCAGAGCCGCGGCGAATGTTGGGGAAGCTGGCGGGGTCCGTGGGCTGGTACAGGATTCCACATCAGCCTGGAGGCGGATTAGCCAGCTCACCCTGGGGGCGGCGGTAGTGGGAGCCCTGAGGTGTGTACAGGAGCTCCAAGCTCTGTGGCTGCCAGAGGCCTGGGCTTTAAGGGAATTTTGCTACCAACAGAGCAGGAAGAAGCAGCAGCTCCAGGATTTACTAAGAGCAGCAAACGCCAAATAATCACACGGCTAAGGTCCTTCTGCTTGAAGGTcgtcctttcattcattcactcattcattcagtattgACTGAACACCTGCTACAGGCCAGGCGCCATCCTAGGCCCTGTGGGGGATGCATAAATGAAGTAATTCAGCAGGAATCCAGCCCTCGAGGCCTCCTCCATGTGGCGAAGCAGACGGGCCGTCTGGGTGCCCAGTGGGCAGAGCTCCTACAAACAGTGCTGGGGTCGTTCTCTGGTGCCCGAGCCCTCCTAGATCCCCGAGCCTGCTGGGCAGGCTGTTAGGTTTCAGCAGCAAAGGCTGCTGAAAGATAGAGGGTATCGCCTCTGCCCTTGGAAGGGGTCCTCATATCATGGGCAAATCCTGAGCATTGGCGGCCCTTGGGCTGTGATCCCCGATGTTGTGATCTGTGGTGAGCAGCTCAGCCGCTCACTCTTAGGCAGAGATAACAGGCCCGACGTACACAGCCTTGCCTTCCCGTGCCCGCGCCTCTGGCAGCCCTGGGGCTGTGATGGCTCGGGGGGTAGCGGGGGAACCAGGGCTTGGAAACAGAGTGGAGGAGAAGAGGGCAGAGAGGCGACAGGCCTCACTGACCTTATTGCGCATGTGGATGCCGAGcgcccccctgccctgccccggtGTGCCGGCCACACGCTCCACTACATGCGGGGAGCAAacactctccctctccctcccttgctcACACGAACCTTGAGGAAGCAGGCCCCACCCTGAGCTCCCGCCTGCCCTGTGCTGAGGTGTGGTTTTCTTCTGTCGGGCGGGCTCTAGGCTGGCTGCTGGCTGCCCCTACCCACTTCCTACGGGGCGTTTATTCTGAGAGATGCAGACCTTTCTGGGCAGCCTGGCCTTCACCTGCTCGAGACCTGGAGCAGAGGGCCAGGTGAGGCTCCTCCTCTCATTAGCCAGGAGGTCCTGGGCTCCTCCTCTGTAACCTGAGAAGAATGATAGGACCCATCTAGGAACCCATGAAATAGTCTCTGTAGGGCATTTAACTCATTGTCTAGAACTTCACGCGTGCTCCAAAAACGGTGGCTATCGTTTAGCTGTTAGATGTCACAGCCAGCAAGGTTGCGGCTTTTGTCCCAGGAATACAAAATccgcctccccaccccaactATCTCTTGATACAGGAGGGACACGGCTTATCACAAGCAgcccttcatttcacagatgtttGTTTCTCATCTGCTGTGCACGAGGTGCTGCGCTGGGGGTGATGGGGTTCAGCAGGAAATAATACCCCTCCCTGCTTGGCATTTGTCTCACCACTGCCTCCACTGCTCTCGTGGGGctcccacttctctccatcttcctctGGCTCTCCTGCCTTTGTCGTTGGGTTGGGAAtgtctgccccctgccccctgcccatgACCCATGGGGATGGATCAGTGACACAGGAGGGATGCTGTGGCTGTTGCAGGAGGACTCCAGGGCTGTCTCGCCTCAGCAGCTGTTGCCACCATCAGCTCCATGGGCATCACCTTCTCCCCGGCCTCAGAGGAGACAGAGTCCGGCCAGGAACCAGAGGGCGGCCTGCAGAGGACAGAGCCAAGTTCTGTAGGGCATGTGTCATCCCGGTGAGTGACAGGAGCAACAGCCCTGATGCAGGAGGTGGGGGATTAGGGCGCTGGGTGGGGAAGGAGACCCCCTGGAGTGGCAGCGTGATAAGCTGACTACTCCCCATCCTCGGGGGACTCCTAGACTAGGTGCAAGCGTGGCACCCCAGCACTCCTTTGCCAGCCCCGTTCAGTCTAGTGTATGTGGTTATTCGCTCGTACTTTCATTGAATGCTCTGAagctccaggcactgtgctaggcacagcTGTGCAGACAGTCCCAGCCCTCGAGGTGCACCCAGGATGGGCTCTCCGTCTGAGAGGACTTGCTCCTGACTCTGGGCTGGGAAACAGCCCGGCACTCATGTTTCCATGCTCTCCTCCAGCACTGAGGGTCTGAGTCCTTGCTCTGGGGCCTCAGAGCCTTGGTGAGCTGGTCCTCTGGCCGGGCCTTCTCTTCTCCACTACGCACCACTCCTGGTGACATGTAGCCCAAGGCTTCACATGCCACTGAAGCCAGATCTCCAGCCCCGTGTGCTCCGCAGAACTCCAGAGTCGTGTATCCAGCTCCCCCGACATCTCCGCTGGGATGCCTGAAAGGCCTAGTGGAAGTCTCAATCACTCTCGACAAAAGCTGCTTCCCCGGGTCCTCCTCCCGGCAAACACACAGCACATGGCCATCCACACAGGTGGCTCCTGCAGCCACCTGGACGGCATTTCTCCTGGTCTCGGTGCATTCCTTCTTGCTGTACAAATCTAATGGTCCCTACCTGCTCTCTGCCTTCCCTCTCGCCCCTGCAGTTCCTTCTCCATACCGCAGTCCAAGGTATCTTTTTAAAACCTTAATTAAATGGTGTCATTTCTCCTGCTGAAACCCCCCAATGGTTTTTCCTCTCATTTGGAGTAGAATTCAAACCCCTTACCTTGGCTAATAGCACTCAGTGTAATCCGGCCTCTGCCCACCTGTCTGACCCCATCTGacccctctttccccccttgctCATTATGTTGGAAGTCCTGTGGACCTGGCCCCATTATGTCCTTGAACCCACCACACACTGAGCCTCTTCCTGCCCAGAGCTGTGACTCCAGCTGTTCCCTTGCCCTGGAATTCTCACCTCCGGGCTCGACAGGACTGGCTCCTTGCTGCCGTTCAGCCCTCGGtttaaatgtcatcttctcagagaggccttccccagCCACCGTGTCACTCTCCGCTTCACCCTGTTGATCGGTTGCTGGTGGGTTTTCTCCTTTGTTTACTACTCTGTTGTTTGTAAGCTCCCGAGAGTAAGGGTCTTGCCTGTCATGTTTATCACATACCCCAGTGATCTGCCAAGAAGAGGCCTAGAAGAGGTTCTGAAGAAATATTGGATGGACGGACGATTGAGTGAACCCACAGTTGAGTGTGACACCAGGGGTCTTGTCTGAGCTTCTCCCTAAAGTCTACCCAAGCAGAGCATCCTTCAGAAAACCGCGCGGCCTTCCTTTCTGCAGCCTGGCTGTCACTTCATCAGTGAGGCAGTGGTGTGGGCCCATCTGGGGCACACAGGATGGGCCCTTGCCTCCTCCGGCCCTCTCCCACCCACCTCATGTCCATCTTTGCGTTTCAGAGCATTGCCAGGGGTCAGTGTGGGACCCAGCCTGCCCTCAGCTGCCCCTTCTGACAAGAACAAGAAAAGCAGCGGCAGCATCTCCTCCACCCTGGGGCTGAAAAAGTTCTTCTTGGCCCTGACAAGTCAGGGCACAAGGCCCAAGCTGGGCAAGTCCCGCAGCTACAGTGTGGAGCAGCTGCAGCCCCCTGCGCCCAGCCCGGCTTCACACACCAGCGCCCCCAAAATGAAGAGAGCCCCATCGTTACAATCCCTGCATCCGGTGAGTCCCAAGGGCCCAGCCGAGGGGTGTGTGAGGCCAGTGGGGGTGTAGCCACCATTGGAATGAAAggtggaaggaggaaagaagtgcTGCGGGTGCTGCCCAAGGAGTCCCAGGTAGAGAAGGGGAAGCTACTGGCGTTCCCACAGTCCATCCGTGAGCCATGGATTCCCTGGACACAGTGGGAGTGGGCAGTACCCAAGCTTCTGTCCTTCCACCCCGCTGCCCGAGCCTGGGCTCATCCTAGACCCCCGCCCTCACTCTGCCACCTCTGCCCAGTCCTGGTGTCGACTGCCTGATCGTTTTGGAACCTTTTCCATGGCCACAGCCACTCTTTAGTCTAGCACAGATCACTTCCCACCTGGATCACCTCAGCGGCCTCCTGGCGAGCATCCCTGCCCCGTCTTTCTCCATGTGGTTTTCAGAGTGGTCCTTCTAGTGTGCAAATCTGGCCTTGCCACCCCCTCGTTGAACACCTGCTGTTGGTCCCTTATCACCCCCAGGATAAAGTTCAGGTCACTCGACATTGCCAAAGGGTTTCTGTGATCTGACTGCGTTCATCTCATCACTCTTCTAACACTTGACCCCATTTATCCTTGACTTTGCAGTTCTGTAATCAGGCCACACAGTCTGACTTTGACCCTTCACCGGAAATGCTTTTCTCTACCTGCTAATGTCTGCTCCTCCATCAACACTGAAGGCActgccttctccaggaagccactTCCAGTCCCTCCTTGGGCTGAGCTGGGCACCTCTGCTCTGTCTTCCCTTCTCATCCTGTGCTTCCCTCCTTCACGGGACTTGTCACATAGTATTTTAACTTTTGTCTGTGTCCCGTCAGTGGAATGTGATTCCCTGCGGAGACACTACTTGATCTTTGTATTCCAAATATTTAGTATGATGATTAGTATGGTAGACATACTCAATAcacagtgaatgaatgagtgagtgagtgagtgaatgcgGGGCAGCCTGCTAAAGTCCCCCCTCCCACGTGCTAGAGGATAAACCAACAGCAAACCAACAGTAGCACCTAACTCTCAGCTATGTCTCTGGAAGTGCTGTTCTAATCCAGGTGTTTCCAGGTATTATGTCTATTCTTCTCTTCGCTGCTCCCTCCCCTGGGCAGAACGAAGCAGGCGATTGCAGTTTGGGGCACTGGAGCCTTTCATTTTTCAGGCTGAAGCAGGGAAGAGAACGCAGGCTGAATGAAAATTCCATTGGTTGTCTTGCACCCCGTacagaataaatatttgctggatgaatgaatggaagacaaacaaaagcaaagccATCTCAAGCTGGGGACAAAAGCCTAGAGTGGCATTGTGCTCCAGGAATTTGCTGCTTTTCTCATGAAGTTAGATTTGTCCCCAGTGTGTCTGAGCCGTGGTGCCAGGATGTATGGCCATCAAAGCTTCAATCTCTGTAAGCCCAAGGGAAATGACAGCCCATTAGTGTAGGAGAGGGGTTATGGGCAATGTAAGCCAAGTGGGCAAAGTCAGGAAGTAAGCTGGCCAAGAAAGAGTGGGAGCAAGTGCCAGGAGGACTGCGCAGCAGAAAGAATTGTTCAAGAACtgaaaaaagaacatgaaagaaGACTCCATCTCAGCCTGGTATATTCATGACACATCTCAGGGTGAACACCTTCCTGTTAGACTGTTGTATTGACAGGTGTGTGTGGTGAGAGGGTGGATGGCTGCTGCCCTGGCTTGGTTTTCCTTTTGCCCTTCTGAGTGGGCAGTGAGCACCTTCGCCACGTGGGCTGCTCCCACATCCTCTAGTGGCTATGGCTCTTTGACCTTTGCACCTGCATCTGGAAggctcctcccttctcccctcccccgttTCCCTGGGGAATGCCTGCTTATCTTTCCATTCTGAGTTGACTTCTCCCAGAAGGCCCTCCGGAGCCCTGAGGCAAGGTCAGGGCCCCCTCTTAAGCTTCTTGATAATACATCTTCCTGAGAGCACGGATTTCCAGTGTGATAAATAATGTGTGCGGTATTTGTTTAAAAGTCGGCCTCttcctgcctcccacccccacccttggAATAGCCTCCTCACTGGGTCAGTTTCTAGAACACAGATCTGACCTTGTAACTCTTCTGATTAACATCACTCAGTGGCTCCTCACCAGGTCAAATAAGGTCCTTCCGGGTGTGGCCGCTTGGCTCCAGCCTATCTCCCATCACCTCTGCAGCCCAGCCACCTAGACCATGAGTATGTTCCAGAACATCCGTGCTTTCTGCCATCTCTCTCTGCATCTGctatttcttctgcctggaacaccctaCCTCCGTCTTCACCTGGAGAGCTCATGCTTCAGGCCCCGCCCAGGCGTCAGCTCCTCCAGTGCCCTGGAGCCTCCTGAGCTGAGTCTGTCTCTGCTTCCCTGCACAGCGTTGTCTGTGCTTCTAGCCTCACACTTACAACGTGCATTTAGGGCTTTTGACCTGTCCATGCTCACCTCACCCCCACCATGGTGCGAACTCCTTGAGGGACTTTCGTCTTGTCCATCTTTTTAATGCACAGCGTTTTAAGGTGcatacttgataaaatttttaaCGTCAGCAATCATAAAAGGGATACTAAAGAATCACAAACTAAGATTTTAATTCTACAATTGTGTTTATTATTCTGTGATTGATTTCACCCTTTTTTCATAATCAAGGAAAAAATTAGATTTTCTTAATAAGTGAGATAATTAGCATTACCctattcagtttttatttcagcccccaattttttttactttgaagcTTCAAAACGCCTACATAGGCCCATCTCCTTAAGTAAGTTATGGTTATTCCTGTTAAGCACTTTGAAGTAATGACAAAAGCTTATGCCATTACTTTCTTAGCAGGCTCTCAGGTTCATGGTTGGGGTTCCCCTCTCTGTCAAGCCCTTGCCAGGTGGCTTTTCTCACCTGCAATATTGGGCCTTTCCCACTAGGTGTCACCCTCTCGCCAACGTTGGAAAGCTGCCTCTTTTCAGAACCTCCATTCTCTGCTGAGTGGCAAGGTGGACCGGTCCAACCTCTACCTGGTAGGGGAGCCAGGGCATCACAATGCAGCTGACAGGTAAGAGTGGGCAAGTGGTTTAGAGCGTAAACCCAGGGCATGGACAGTGGAGTTATATGCTTCCTGCCTTAGCAGCACGGCCCGAGGGGGGGTCCCTTTAAAAGAGAAAGTGAGGCTGACTACctgtgcctcagttgcctcaGGGGTCTTGGAGCCCATTCCTCAGTGCCCTTGTCCTGTGCAACTGGACAGGAGTTGGGGTTTCTGTAGAGTTGGAAGGTTTGATTCCTCCGTCCCTCtacattttgaaatcagaatGTTCAGGGAGCTTCCTTAGCCCAGCTAAAGATCTTACTGAAGATCCAGAGACATGGCCCCCAAAGAGGCCCTCGCCCTGTGACCCTGCCTAGAGAAATCCACCCTCTCTGATAAGACCTGCTAGGCTAGCTGCTCTCACCCGGGGCTCCATGGAGGAACTTCAGGGGGTCCATTAACTCCAGGAAGTTTTATGTAAAATTAAAGCTTTCAGCAGATTCTCAAGAGCGATCTCTGCACCTAAAAAGGTGAACAACCACTGCTCTTGGGGGAGGGGCTTCTGGGTCTGCAGCGGGCTCTGCGGAGCCTCAGACGGCTGTGGGAACCCGCCAGGCTCAGCCCTGGCTCGTGGCATCCACCATCTTTcagccagggaggggctgggccccagTGCTGGCTCTCTTTGCCCTCACTCGCCTCCGGCCCCTCATAGGCCAGCCAAGGCACCGCCCCGGCCCTCCCTCAGCGTGGAGGACGTGAGTGCCCCGGGCCTGGCTCGCGCTGTGGGCCGCATGGTGGAGGTGTTCCCGGACGGCACGAGCCAGCTGCAGCTACAGCGCTCCCCGGAGGGCACTTTCGGCTTCTGTGTGGCCTCTGGGAATGGACGCCGGGACTCAGGTAGgcccgccccccccccttttctggctccagagccctggGGCCTTGGCAAACCACTGCAGTGCCTTCTGGCTGTGGTCGTTTTCGTCTCCTGTCTTGGCTGAACAATGAGTGAGCTCTGGACTCAGAGAGCCTCTCAGAGAAAGGACTGGAATTCTCCCCTCAAGGGGGTAGAGGTGGGAGGCTTGCTCCGCTGTCCCTCTGTCCATCCTGAAATCAGAATCTTAATGCCATCTTGTCACTGGAGAGCCTGAGGGAGGTGGTTCGTGCTGGCTGCTTCTCCGGATCCCTTGGGTGTGGCTAGTGTGTTTAACTGGTTCCCTTCCTCTAGCTGTGGAGTATGTCTGTGCGTCCAGGCCCCTCCCTCAGGGCTGGCTCCAGGCCCCTGGCTGGGCGGCCTGCTAGGTCTTGATTCATTACTGGCAGGACCAGGGAGGGGCTCTGAACATCCTTCTGCACTCTGACCAGCTCTCAGCCCTGCCCCATGAATCTTTCAGGGCAAAGTGACTTCCCCAGGCCTTTCCCCAAGGTCTGTGGGTCAGAATCCATCACAGGGCAAGGGACCTTGACATATGTTTCTCAGATgagatgaggaaggaaggaagacagacgtgcaggagtgggaaggagaggagagtgaggaggaagaaagggagagacagaCGCAGAAAGACACGCGCAAAGCTGCCCTGGCTGGGCTGTGCCGCGGAGGGTTTAGTCCTCTGCTTTGATCTCCGAGGTCAAGATGATTTAGCTGGCTGAAATCTGCCTGCTGCCAGACTTGCAGAACACAGCGAGTTCTTGCGTATGTTCCATCAGTTCTTTTTCAACAATATACGTGAGCACCTCCTAGGTGGTTGTAGATACTGGGGATAGAGCAGTAAATGGAACAGACAAAATCCTCATCCTCAGGAGTGCACGTTCTCATGAGTGAGCTAGActgtatctataaatatatatatatatatatatatacacacacacacacacatgtttatttatatttttatatattttatatatacatataatgtgtTATATGTATGTCAGATGGCGAAGAGTactaagaaacaaacacaaataaagCAGGATAAGGCCCAAGGGCAGTGAGTATGGGAGTACTGGTGGGGCAGCTTTTCTGAGAAGAGACCCCTGAGCAGACAGACAGTGGAGTGAAGTGAGGGTGGGCGATGTGGTGTCTGGGGAAGtgcgttccaggcagagggaacagccagtgcgaGGCCCTGAGGGCTGGGAATGAGCTTGGCCTGTGGGAGGAACTGCAAGGAGGTCAAGCTGGACAGAGGGGTGAAGGGGAGAGACTGAGCTGAGGGCAGAAAGGTGGGGAGACAGCTGAGCCCAGAAATGGGGGAGAGAGACTGAGCTAAGGGCAGAAGGGGCTTTCTTGCCAGTGAGACAGGAGCCACCAGGCGCTTGGAGCAGGGACTGACGTGCTCTGATTGAACACTTCAACAGGCtcactggctgctgtgttgagaacagaCCCTAGTGGGGTGATGGTGGAGCCAGGGAGACCAGTTTTAGGGCTATTTCAACAGTCCAGGGAAGACATGGTGGTGGCGGCTTAGACTGGGGTGgctgtggaggtggtgagaagtggccgTGGTCTGGTTGACTTGAAGGTAGTTCTGACCGTTGGCTGATGGAGTTTACATGAGTGCGAGAGGAAGGGAGGATGAGTTTCTCCCCACTCTGGCCCTCAGGAGGGCGCCTGTCTCTCCTCACAGGGAGATGGCCGTTGTGAGCATATGTTGACCATTGCAAAGTGCTCCACGGCCTGTTAGCCACTCTGCCCGTTCCtccagcttcctctctccttcgGTGAGGGAGACAGGCTCTCCCAGAGAGGCAGCATGCAGGCATAGCTGGACGACAGCGTGGTTTGTACTCCAGCGCCTccgctggctgtgtgaccttgagcaggttacTTACCCACTCTGAGCCTCGGGTctctaatttgtaaaatgaagctaATGAAACCCTACCTGG belongs to Pseudorca crassidens isolate mPseCra1 chromosome 2, mPseCra1.hap1, whole genome shotgun sequence and includes:
- the KIAA1614 gene encoding uncharacterized protein KIAA1614 homolog isoform X3, which codes for MEVAARPAGGSLQGPKIGSGTASSMEVTSAVERSGPEPQPENGHFPRHWPCPREDRTPSLMAPQPPGAQGIQVQGPSVLESKVRALKEKMTAGKQGANPCLTSHERPSLKKPKCRRVKVGGTRTPSEGSSLPDAVVVHHAQNPNDGLLDSSVTEEESARNGAPGPPRSPASGLQSWNRRSPWPPEAVRTLPDHDRAVPPGPSSLQESSMHRVTPSQPEGSGPCNKTTHRPSLRKGRSYPLQDGLITQEDLDSLSLTSEEDFVPRPALLGELWRAGDLGTLGTGGSTLSLSDRVERNRLLLQEMLSVGGQGPSKVGSPAWTSSRDRAVPERLAGDVDWDSGISLQDADQSRSFSPKLEPVLSPRHEEAKHLLQRARMKARTRPVRASHDIVPTLAQGSRDGWKSPALDPRMTLACRDNLQNGNTSDSSSGESSSGQWPKRAASPSHVRFEDESARDAESRYLERLQQRQRQVLNTTLQPADQGPLRSKPDLADYVHGGCRRQDAGAGSLHPLLGGLEPRGLPAPPPAQGSERRCRACGHSIAPDPRVLREREAACGVEGALVQARSPRGLGGPLRLFPAEPRLHTEWIRETHIGGQARPEEVDSALDSTDTSDSCRTDSEEAGTSQPSRVRGSSPRLRASRPRGGHRWFQKAEMGPLRSPQAPHYLPGLELVEVLDEVTEGMGQTPEGTLLPREDVFSKPLVQDSKRVSLGSQPGPGLENHWAQPVDSRTAYAIASSVKVGSSGPGRQAQVVDSQESLGTDSLNQSHTEPSAPHQAQQPTASLSPEGWVPTPPSSKKTTSPVSHRKAALAGLRRPGDQGEPMDTSVPSSRSVVPRACELTRPQPQPRSPCVTHPLRAPSTGHCNNSTPQGLQEPWGGAILAGSGEKGTYSQKPAVPPEDHGDGGLQGCLASAAVATISSMGITFSPASEETESGQEPEGGLQRTEPSSVGHVSSRALPGVSVGPSLPSAAPSDKNKKSSGSISSTLGLKKFFLALTSQGTRPKLGKSRSYSVEQLQPPAPSPASHTSAPKMKRAPSLQSLHPVSPSRQRWKAASFQNLHSLLSGKVDRSNLYLVGEPGHHNAADRPAKAPPRPSLSVEDVSAPGLARAVGRMVEVFPDGTSQLQLQRSPEGTFGFCVASGNGRRDSGLYVQEMADERTAKLYSGLLGVGDEILEVNGAKVAGLGLAHIRELLAHSESLSIRVLRQRPVPR
- the KIAA1614 gene encoding uncharacterized protein KIAA1614 homolog isoform X5 is translated as MKARTRPVRASHDIVPTLAQGSRDGWKSPALDPRMTLACRDNLQNGNTSDSSSGESSSGQWPKRAASPSHVRFEDESARDAESRYLERLQQRQRQVLNTTLQPADQGPLRSKPDLADYVHGGCRRQDAGAGSLHPLLGGLEPRGLPAPPPAQGSERRCRACGHSIAPDPRVLREREAACGVEGALVQARSPRGLGGPLRLFPAEPRLHTEWIRETHIGGQARPEEVDSALDSTDTSDSCRTDSEEAGTSQPSRVRGSSPRLRASRPRGGHRWFQKAEMGPLRSPQAPHYLPGLELVEVLDEVTEGMGQTPEGTLLPREDVFSKPLVQDSKRVSLGSQPGPGLENHWAQPVDSRTAYAIASSVKVGSSGPGRQAQVVDSQESLGTDSLNQSHTEPSAPHQAQQPTASLSPEGWVPTPPSSKKTTSPVSHRKAALAGLRRPGDQGEPMDTSVPSSRSVVPRACELTRPQPQPRSPCVTHPLRAPSTGHCNNSTPQGLQEPWGGAILAGSGEKGTYSQKPAVPPEDHGDGGLQGCLASAAVATISSMGITFSPASEETESGQEPEGGLQRTEPSSVGHVSSRALPGVSVGPSLPSAAPSDKNKKSSGSISSTLGLKKFFLALTSQGTRPKLGKSRSYSVEQLQPPAPSPASHTSAPKMKRAPSLQSLHPVSPSRQRWKAASFQNLHSLLSGKVDRSNLYLVGEPGHHNAADRPAKAPPRPSLSVEDVSAPGLARAVGRMVEVFPDGTSQLQLQRSPEGTFGFCVASGNGRRDSGLYVQEMADERTAKLYSGLLGVGDEILEVNGAKVAGLGLAHIRELLAHSESLSIRVLRQRPVPR